aaaagaaaacaatatgtgtgtgtgtatatatatatatatatatataaaaataaagagcaaaTGTTACCTATACATCTGTGTTACTGGCATAAATTTTACATCGTGTATAACATCTACAAAGCTAAAATTTGCTGACTCATcttatcaattattttaatgttaaaaagttttgaaaattttaaatttttagatgtaAGATATACAGTATTCTAGTTATTCATAGCCAAGGCTTTTCATATTCAAATTGagaaagtttttattttattttttatttaaatttattttcttaatgaatgaagcagatagtatCGAACTTAACCTTGGAAGGTGATGAGTTTGTAGGAGTGTCCGAGGAGGAGCATATCCTTGGGCTTGAGCAGCTTCACGCGCGTCGCTTTTGCACCTCCGCCATCGCCGGGGCCGCAGAGGCGATCGGaattggcggcggcggcggcggcggcgacgacgagggCGACGTAGTGGCCCGGGTTCGAGCGCATGAGCTCGGCAGCGGGGGTCGGCCAGTAGAGCCGCCGCACCCTCCCACCCGGAAGCtccactgccgccgccgccgccgcctccgccacctGGCAATTCCCCATTATTGCATGCACTGCTTTGCTTAAGATGATGGGTAAGCATATCTGATACTCTACACCATCCGAACACATCTATCTCAAACACAAGGAGAGAAAAAGCAGAGTACGTATGACCGAAGTATAGGTGTGAGTCAATGTGTTCCTCAGTATGTAGGGGCAATGGAGTTCCAATATGCAAACAGAAGCGATGATGATGACGGACTGTCTTTGGGCAACGAGAGaccagacagagagagagagaaacacagAAACAAAAGGCATGAACcaacaaattaaagaaaaaaaaattcgtaagATATGCGCAGATAATGTCGAATTAAGCTTAAGAAAATCAGGGCCAAAAATGCATGATACTGAATAACCGAAGAAAGATCTAAGGTATTATACAATGCTCACAAAGGACTCACCTTGAGCAAACTTAAGATTCTCCATATAATGGGAATTGCAGAAAAGAAATTTACGATCCATGAACCAAAAAATAAGGACGAAAAAACTGGTAAAATTCCCGTTCCACGTAAAAAATCCTAATTATAATGTAACATCTATGATTCCATATGCAATAAAGAAGACTCGAAAATaatccaaaatatttttgtctCAACAAATTCTAGTTTAACCCATAAAAGAACCATAAAGAAGATGCGGACTATGAATAGTAGGTACACTAAGATGCAACATACTGCAAAGACTTCACTGAAAATCTCCCATACAGCAACAGATCCAAAAGCACACTATCTAGATAGCAACAGAAACCAAATAACTCGCAATGAAAAATCAATGATCTCTCTATAAATGACAGAAAAATAAGCTCTAAAagactttattaaaattattacatattttttgaCAAATGGGTTTAAAATAGTCAGGCCCTGATTAAATGTTgcggaataaaatattcaatgaAAGCTTACTTAGTATGAATTAATCTAATTTAGATGATTGGAAGATAGTAAGTTTGAAAGAATATGTATCCTTGAAAGGTTTTGgcatcaataattttaattcatttggATAGAATAATTAATCTATGAGAAAATTAACAGTATCTTatgtcaaagaaaaaaaaaaaactagagcaAAGCAGAATATGAAATCCATACAAAACATACGGACCAAATCTTCTCATCGACGAAATGGACTACAGAACTTCTTAAGCAAATAGTAACGCGACTAAGACGCAGTTACAATGCAATTAAAAATGCCACGTTCGATACACACCCATAATAATATACTCAAATCGAATAATCTATACATTTAGTAAATAATGCAGCATGATCAAAAATTTACgcaattaaatattatattcaagTGCATATCAAccaattttcttcaaaataagataaaccatctcataggtgaaatatgctatcctacCAAATAATTGATAGCTAAGAAACTATTGGAAAACagtaaaaaatcaaactccttagATATCAATCATAATGGCAAAAAATTCTCATTGTTTACTAGAATAAGGTATCCGTAGATAACTTACTCCAGCATCCAAACAAGGCCTCACAGAATCAAATGATCTTGCATCTAGAACAGGTCCTTAAATTGTACAAAAAAAGAGAATCAAAATGTTACAGATAAACCCTAACTTTGCATAACTAGTCAAAAAGCGAAATCAAAAAGACATGTTTTAAGATGTATAGATGTAACTATGAACAACTATATTCCTACTAAAATGctcttaaaaagagaaaaacatccGTGCCCATAGAAAACCTAAATTATGATATACTAGAGCAACAATTACATCCACACTCGATCCGCATTTAGCTTTGGATGAATACAAATCTCAAAGTCCCTCTTATACTTCTCCATGTAATAATAAcaagaacagaaaaaaaaaaaaagaaaacacacgCACAACAAGACTATCAAAtaatgctaataataataatcatggCTCAATATCACCATCAATCCGaatcaaaccctaaaaaccaaaaaagaaaacgaaTCGTAGGAATCAATTACTACTTTCAACAACCAGATTCTTGCAtccaagggaaaaaaaaattacaagaagaAATCTTTGGGAGATGGAGAAAAAGGGATCAATGAGGAAGCCGAGGAGTTACCTGAGAGGAAGAGGGGCGAGAATTGGGAGGAAACCCTAAGAGCTTCTTCGCCTCCGTGCCCAGCATCTccaatctctctcctctctctctctctctctctctctctctctaagttgcTTATTCTTGTGAAGGATCGGTGCTACACGCAGTTTATATAGTAACTTTGAAGGTGGGATCAAGAAGGATGTGGAAGGTTGAGTATGGTCCAGGAAAGGGATGTCAACGGGGTCAAGTTTTCAAAAACCCGTAGAAtgcgaaaatcaaattaaaatccaaactcGGACTGAACCCGGcggattttaaaattcatactcatattcaaattcgactaaaaatttaaaattcgaatcTGAAATAATAACTTatctttatcatatttcaaaatatattatagtaaaatcaaaatttctaaaataaaattttcaaaatacaatcaaatacaatattaaaatattcatGTCATACAATATCAATATCAAGATCACAAATTCCAATAGTTAAAGACAACAATACATTCTTTAAATATCTAATACAATCTTTAGATATCAAAATGTTATACAATTTATTCGAGTTCGGATTTGGGTTCAggtcgggtaaatacaaaattcatatccgtattaatatccgtcgggtttttttTACTGTACTTATAGCCGAATCTATATCTATTTAGCTCAAGTAAACTTGTCCTGTTTGAATTCgggttcgaataatatttcagatattcatacccattgacatccctatccAGGAATGCAAATGGGGCGGATCCAGGCGGGAGGGGTCCGCACCTGCCCGCTCTATTTCTTATCGGATCGGGGCGAATTCGAGGCGagttaatttcaaaattagaattttcaaaaatataccgaataataaatatatttttataagggttaatttcatacaggtccctacaaacacagtgaatggcaaatatatcctcacaaaattcaacttttatacattgtttctgcaaaagttctaatattttcaaatatatccctctagtTTCCTCTAAAAGGTAtaaaacagtataatataagaggggtaaaaatgtcaaaaactaactagggttaaatatttaacctatagttaactaaatttttctaacggattctaacggcaggaacaacatatgaagttgaactttgtagggatatatttgtcagTCACTATGTCTGCAGggatctatatgaaattaaccatttttttttataaagttcaagttttcaaatttattctttaatatGTTCTGATTGTTTCAAATGTACCTCTATTGTTAGtgtccgttagaaaaatatagttaatcgtATGTAAAATGCATAACCTTAGTTGGTAAGTGAGATAAATTAACCTTTTTATCCCTTTGATATTATACTTTCTTCTCTCAATCAAAATCGCAGTAATGTgaattcttctccttcttcttctttcttttcctcttcctctctctctctctctctctcatgctaGTTTTGAATCCGTAACTAGGATTTCTTAGTCCCCATTCATCTACGACGCTTGTTGCTTCGCCCCATGTCGAGCATCGAAAAATCGGTATTAGATAggtaaagaagaaaaggagtGGGAGAAGAGACAGAGCAAAGGATACAATAATGGTGGATTAAATTAGTTT
This genomic interval from Ananas comosus cultivar F153 unplaced genomic scaffold, ASM154086v1, whole genome shotgun sequence contains the following:
- the LOC109704126 gene encoding uncharacterized protein LOC109704126, which gives rise to MGNCQVAEAAAAAAVELPGGRVRRLYWPTPAAELMRSNPGHYVALVVAAAAAAANSDRLCGPGDGGGAKATRVKLLKPKDMLLLGHSYKLITFQG